A stretch of the Streptomyces sp. NBC_00078 genome encodes the following:
- a CDS encoding glycosyltransferase family 2 protein: MRRIVRAPWELLKHAFGWLVLFELRNKVLLAPSALRLRRFESAEVQRLAATTGAAPAALVATVIATHRRPEALRSAVRSALAQSVRDQLVIVVDDGAGLPELPDDPRLFAVSLSRNTGVAGVVRNVGIRLTRSRYVAFLDDDNLWEPDHLERALAALDSPDAPDGIYTALRRVLPDGTEHDTLSVPFDRHRAARESFLDTNAFVARRDSTLHFSRLHRTPKVLPREDWELIYRYSRSHTVRHVPHATVRYLVNPGSFYTTWSG, from the coding sequence ATGAGACGCATCGTCCGCGCCCCCTGGGAACTCCTCAAGCACGCCTTCGGCTGGCTGGTCCTGTTCGAACTCCGCAACAAGGTCCTGCTGGCGCCCTCGGCGCTGCGGCTGCGCCGCTTCGAGTCGGCGGAGGTGCAACGCCTCGCGGCTACGACCGGTGCCGCGCCCGCCGCTCTCGTAGCGACGGTCATCGCCACGCACCGCCGCCCGGAGGCGTTGCGGTCGGCGGTCCGCTCGGCCCTGGCCCAGAGTGTCCGCGACCAGCTGGTCATAGTCGTCGACGACGGCGCCGGCCTGCCCGAACTCCCGGACGACCCCCGCCTGTTCGCCGTCTCGCTCTCCCGCAACACGGGCGTGGCGGGCGTGGTCCGCAACGTGGGCATCCGCCTGACCCGCTCCCGGTACGTGGCCTTCCTCGACGACGACAACCTGTGGGAACCGGACCACCTGGAGCGGGCGTTGGCGGCCCTGGACTCCCCCGACGCCCCCGACGGCATCTACACGGCGCTGCGCCGAGTCCTCCCGGACGGCACCGAACACGACACCCTCTCCGTCCCCTTCGACCGCCACCGCGCCGCCCGCGAGTCCTTCCTGGACACCAACGCCTTCGTCGCCCGCCGCGACAGCACCCTGCACTTCAGCCGCCTGCACCGCACCCCGAAGGTGCTCCCGCGCGAGGACTGGGAACTGATCTACCGGTACAGCCGGAGCCACACGGTGCGCCACGTACCGCACGCGACCGTGAGGTACCTGGTCAACCCCGGGAGTTTCTACACGACTTGGTCCGGCTGA
- a CDS encoding oligosaccharide flippase family protein, whose product MDSVRTPDSERSEASGTSAAHETATAGGLSPDGGTAETSGSAPAPDSFGTKVRSAARWSLINTVVMRLGNFATGILLARFALGPAEWGVYGIAQTVLLVLLSANELGVSLALVRWDGDPRRFAPTVLTLSTASSCLLYAALFVSAPTVAGLLDSPHASGVLRVMCLCLLIDGVAQVPAGFLTREFAQGKRMVIDALNFVLSTAVTLVLAFAGWGAMSFAWGAVVGNVAALIGCAIAAPGTLHFGWDREQARALLRFGLPLAGASLLALAVVNVDTMVVGSTLGGVALGFYVLAFNMSGWPVRVISEAARRVSFAGFSRLADSPQALAQGFSRALGVLVTGTVPLCVLLGGLSGPVVQLIYGDKWLPAAHALPWLMALGLIRIGCELAYDCLVATGQRRSLILVQGLWVVALIPVLIAGARVGGIVGVSQGHVLVGAVLVVPVFLHALGRAGIGLAHIARACAWPFLGGIVMTLVLLAAKWLLGDGVLALLAIGTVALASYAVCVLPSRRFLRGTSRTPEAL is encoded by the coding sequence ATGGACAGCGTTCGCACACCCGACAGCGAGAGATCTGAGGCGAGCGGGACATCTGCGGCGCACGAGACAGCGACGGCCGGCGGGCTCTCCCCGGACGGTGGCACCGCTGAGACAAGCGGCAGCGCTCCGGCCCCCGACTCCTTCGGGACGAAGGTCCGCTCGGCGGCCCGCTGGAGCCTGATCAACACCGTGGTCATGCGCCTGGGCAACTTCGCCACCGGCATCCTGCTGGCGCGCTTCGCCCTGGGACCGGCCGAGTGGGGCGTGTACGGCATCGCCCAGACCGTGCTGCTGGTGCTGCTCTCGGCGAACGAACTGGGCGTCAGCCTGGCCCTGGTCCGCTGGGACGGCGATCCCCGCCGTTTCGCGCCGACCGTGCTCACTCTGTCCACCGCGTCCAGCTGCCTGCTGTACGCCGCCCTGTTCGTCTCGGCACCGACGGTCGCCGGGCTGCTCGACTCGCCCCATGCCTCTGGCGTGCTGCGGGTGATGTGCCTGTGCCTGCTGATCGACGGGGTGGCACAGGTGCCCGCCGGCTTCCTGACCCGGGAGTTCGCGCAGGGCAAGCGGATGGTCATCGACGCGCTCAACTTCGTCCTCAGCACCGCCGTGACTCTCGTGCTGGCCTTCGCCGGCTGGGGGGCCATGAGCTTCGCCTGGGGGGCGGTCGTGGGCAACGTCGCCGCCCTCATCGGCTGCGCGATCGCCGCGCCCGGTACCCTGCACTTCGGCTGGGACCGCGAACAGGCCCGCGCGCTGCTGCGGTTCGGCCTCCCGCTGGCCGGCGCGAGCCTGCTCGCGCTCGCGGTCGTCAACGTGGACACCATGGTCGTCGGCTCCACGCTCGGCGGAGTCGCCCTCGGCTTCTACGTCCTGGCGTTCAACATGTCCGGCTGGCCGGTCCGCGTCATCTCCGAGGCGGCCAGACGCGTCTCCTTCGCCGGCTTCTCCCGCCTCGCCGACTCCCCGCAGGCCCTGGCCCAGGGCTTCAGCCGCGCCCTCGGGGTTCTGGTCACCGGCACCGTGCCGCTGTGCGTCCTGCTCGGCGGCCTCTCCGGCCCCGTCGTCCAGCTCATCTACGGCGACAAGTGGCTGCCCGCCGCCCACGCCCTGCCGTGGCTGATGGCCCTGGGCCTGATCCGCATCGGCTGCGAACTCGCCTACGACTGCCTGGTCGCCACCGGACAGCGCCGCTCCCTCATCCTCGTCCAGGGGCTGTGGGTCGTCGCCCTGATCCCCGTGCTGATCGCCGGGGCCCGGGTCGGCGGCATCGTCGGTGTCTCCCAGGGCCATGTCCTGGTCGGCGCCGTGCTGGTCGTCCCCGTCTTCCTGCACGCCCTCGGCCGGGCCGGGATCGGCCTCGCCCACATCGCCAGAGCCTGTGCCTGGCCCTTCCTCGGGGGAATCGTGATGACCCTGGTACTCCTCGCCGCGAAGTGGCTTCTCGGCGACGGTGTCCTCGCACTGCTCGCCATCGGCACGGTCGCGCTGGCCAGTTACGCGGTGTGCGTGCTGCCCAGCCGCCGCTTCCTGCGCGGCACCTCCCGGACTCCGGAGGCCCTATGA
- a CDS encoding chain length determinant protein: protein MDLAEIFRVMRRRWYVLLPGLLLTAGLIVGVVTMVPVTYQSQSTVVLLNSQKATVAYDGNPFLSTQTSLTGMADSLARNLNSDDSLRDLKGLGAKGTFEAKLADNAQGPLMWLTVTGTDKASVLASDKLLTSYAKDRLDQFQKQQKVNSKAMIRMTTIVPPQNPVAQTKTRLEYMVLAGGLGLVLSLVGVFYVEARRRPRTAPAPEETAQPEELVDPVSVPEPTAGEPVAEQTIALRRPPAWSRAAENRRAAQPRAGRSATAVAPAEPLDEESTHGQRSHTRQREI, encoded by the coding sequence ATGGATCTCGCTGAGATCTTCCGGGTGATGCGCAGGCGCTGGTACGTCCTGCTGCCGGGACTGCTGCTGACCGCCGGCCTCATCGTCGGCGTGGTCACGATGGTCCCGGTCACCTACCAGTCACAGAGCACGGTGGTCCTCCTCAACTCCCAGAAGGCCACCGTGGCCTATGACGGCAATCCCTTCCTCAGCACCCAGACCTCGCTGACCGGTATGGCCGACAGCCTGGCGCGCAACCTCAACTCCGACGACTCGCTGCGGGACCTCAAGGGCCTCGGTGCGAAGGGCACGTTCGAGGCCAAGCTGGCCGACAACGCCCAGGGCCCGCTGATGTGGCTCACGGTCACCGGCACCGACAAGGCCTCCGTGCTCGCCTCGGACAAGCTCCTGACGTCGTACGCCAAGGACCGGCTGGACCAGTTCCAGAAGCAGCAGAAGGTCAACTCCAAGGCCATGATCCGCATGACGACGATCGTGCCGCCCCAGAACCCGGTGGCACAGACCAAGACGCGGCTCGAATACATGGTCTTGGCCGGAGGTCTGGGCCTGGTGCTGAGCCTGGTCGGCGTCTTCTACGTGGAGGCCCGCCGCCGGCCGCGCACGGCGCCCGCGCCGGAAGAGACCGCACAGCCCGAAGAACTCGTGGACCCGGTCTCCGTCCCCGAGCCGACGGCCGGGGAGCCGGTCGCGGAACAGACGATCGCCCTCCGGCGCCCGCCCGCCTGGTCGCGGGCCGCCGAGAACCGGCGGGCCGCACAGCCGAGGGCCGGCCGGTCCGCCACGGCGGTGGCGCCCGCCGAGCCGCTCGACGAGGAGTCGACTCATGGACAGCGTTCGCACACCCGACAGCGAGAGATCTGA
- the wecB gene encoding non-hydrolyzing UDP-N-acetylglucosamine 2-epimerase: MPRIVCVAGARPNYMKIKPVMDALERRGAEVFLVHTGQHYDPAMNDVFFADLGIRPPERFLGVGSGTHAEQTGRVMTAFEPLLQELSPDIVVVVGDINSTLACALVTAKAGPLLAHVEAGLRSRDWGMPEEINRVATDRVADYLLAPSPDAVDNLRAEGYREDQVHLVGNVMIDTLLANLERARASNVLGRYGLSKGEFGLVTLHRPANVDDPEVLAGLLKALGEIAGSCPLVLPVHPRAAGKLAAIGVPGGIQLVEPAGYLDFIALQDAARVVLTDSGGVQEETTALGVPCVTLRDNTERPITVEQGTNVLAGRDPERIVAVVNQVLDAPPAPRRPELWDGRASDRIADVLLAGGTAATRPRPTDLPAPADLPASTDRPRPTGQKAPVDRTSPTDRTFPI, from the coding sequence ATGCCGCGCATCGTGTGTGTCGCCGGAGCACGACCCAACTACATGAAGATCAAACCGGTGATGGACGCCCTGGAACGCCGGGGCGCCGAGGTGTTCCTCGTCCATACCGGCCAGCACTACGACCCGGCCATGAACGACGTGTTCTTCGCCGACCTCGGCATCCGCCCGCCCGAACGCTTCCTCGGGGTCGGCTCCGGCACCCACGCCGAGCAGACCGGGCGGGTGATGACCGCGTTCGAGCCGCTCCTTCAGGAGTTGTCGCCGGACATCGTGGTCGTGGTCGGTGACATCAACTCCACGCTGGCCTGCGCCCTGGTCACCGCCAAGGCCGGACCGCTGCTCGCCCATGTCGAGGCCGGCCTGCGCAGCCGCGACTGGGGCATGCCTGAGGAGATCAACCGCGTCGCCACCGACCGTGTCGCCGACTACCTGCTGGCCCCCTCCCCCGACGCCGTGGACAACCTGCGCGCGGAGGGCTACCGGGAGGACCAGGTCCACCTCGTCGGCAACGTCATGATCGACACGCTGCTGGCCAACCTGGAACGGGCCCGCGCCTCGAACGTCCTTGGCCGATACGGGCTGTCCAAGGGCGAGTTCGGGCTGGTCACCCTGCACCGGCCCGCCAACGTCGACGACCCCGAGGTCCTCGCCGGACTCCTGAAGGCGCTCGGCGAGATCGCCGGGAGCTGCCCGCTCGTGCTGCCCGTGCACCCGCGGGCGGCCGGGAAGCTGGCCGCCATCGGAGTCCCGGGAGGCATTCAACTCGTGGAGCCCGCAGGGTACTTGGACTTCATCGCCCTTCAGGACGCCGCGCGCGTGGTCCTCACCGACTCCGGCGGTGTGCAGGAGGAGACCACCGCGCTGGGCGTGCCCTGCGTGACCCTGCGCGACAACACCGAGCGCCCCATCACCGTCGAGCAGGGCACCAACGTGCTGGCTGGCCGGGACCCGGAGCGCATCGTGGCCGTCGTGAACCAGGTGCTGGACGCTCCGCCCGCGCCGCGCCGGCCCGAGTTGTGGGACGGCCGCGCGAGCGACCGTATCGCCGACGTACTGCTGGCAGGAGGCACGGCGGCCACGCGCCCGCGGCCGACCGACCTGCCGGCGCCGGCAGACCTTCCGGCATCAACCGACCGACCGAGACCCACCGGCCAGAAGGCACCCGTCGACCGGACGAGCCCCACGGACCGAACCTTCCCCATATGA
- a CDS encoding nucleotide sugar dehydrogenase — translation MRVVVVGQGYVGLPLAVRAAEVGHEVIGYDVDARRIKSLAAGESFVEDVSSERIRAALDNESYRPSESARDCGGFDIAVVTVPTPLHEGTPDLRYIKESAVTLARYLRPGATVVLESTTYPGTTQELFAPILEEGSGLVAGSDFHLGYSPERIDPGNAVWGFQQTPKVVSGVNPTSLKAVQDFYAQLVDTVVPVGSPKEAELAKLLENTFRHVNIALVNEIAMFAHHLDIDVWQAIDAASTKPFGFMKFTPGPGVGGHCLPIDPSYLSWRVQRELGQSFRFVELANDINNHMPEYVTRRIGDLFNDRRRSVNGSRILLLGLAYKKNTGDARESPALRISRLLLDMGAQVRAADPHVVEGLPVDNRLVRVEPTPKELAAADVVVLLTDHDSFDYELIAEHAPFVLDCRRRLPSGPTIEVL, via the coding sequence ATGCGTGTCGTCGTGGTCGGACAGGGATACGTCGGCCTGCCCCTGGCCGTTCGGGCCGCCGAGGTCGGACACGAGGTGATCGGCTACGACGTCGACGCCCGGCGGATCAAGAGCCTTGCCGCCGGTGAGTCCTTCGTCGAGGACGTGTCGTCCGAGCGGATCCGCGCGGCACTGGACAACGAAAGCTACCGCCCTAGTGAATCGGCGCGTGACTGCGGCGGTTTCGACATCGCCGTCGTGACCGTCCCGACCCCGCTGCACGAGGGCACACCGGACCTGCGGTACATCAAGGAGTCGGCGGTCACCCTCGCCCGCTACCTGCGCCCCGGAGCGACGGTCGTCCTGGAGTCGACGACCTACCCCGGCACCACCCAGGAGCTGTTCGCGCCGATCCTGGAGGAGGGCTCGGGCCTGGTCGCGGGCAGCGACTTCCACCTCGGCTACAGCCCGGAGCGGATCGATCCGGGGAACGCCGTATGGGGCTTCCAGCAGACCCCGAAGGTCGTCTCCGGTGTCAACCCAACCTCCCTCAAGGCCGTTCAGGACTTCTACGCGCAACTCGTCGACACCGTCGTGCCGGTGGGTTCGCCCAAGGAGGCCGAACTCGCCAAGCTGCTGGAGAACACCTTCCGGCATGTGAACATCGCGCTGGTCAACGAGATCGCCATGTTCGCCCACCACCTGGACATCGACGTCTGGCAGGCCATCGACGCGGCCTCCACCAAGCCGTTCGGGTTCATGAAGTTCACGCCCGGACCGGGTGTCGGCGGCCACTGCCTGCCGATCGACCCCTCCTACCTCTCCTGGCGTGTGCAGCGCGAACTCGGCCAGAGCTTCCGCTTCGTGGAACTGGCCAACGACATCAACAACCACATGCCCGAGTACGTGACGCGCCGGATCGGCGACCTCTTCAACGACAGGCGCCGTTCCGTGAACGGCTCGCGGATCCTGCTGCTCGGTCTGGCGTACAAGAAGAACACCGGCGACGCCCGCGAGTCGCCCGCCCTGCGCATCTCCCGACTGCTGCTCGACATGGGGGCCCAGGTCAGGGCCGCGGACCCGCACGTCGTGGAGGGCCTGCCGGTGGACAACCGGCTGGTCCGGGTCGAACCGACGCCCAAGGAGCTGGCGGCCGCCGACGTGGTGGTCCTGCTCACCGACCACGACAGCTTCGACTACGAACTCATCGCCGAGCACGCTCCCTTCGTCCTCGACTGCCGCAGACGGCTGCCGTCCGGACCCACGATCGAGGTGCTCTAG
- a CDS encoding WecB/TagA/CpsF family glycosyltransferase → MSGRRTLFGVELDPLTMDETVQRCLAAVRDGRQLEIGVVNAAKLVNMRRNDQLAKAVAGCDLVLADGQAVVWAGRVLRAPLPERVAGIDLFLRLLAEAETSGIPVYFLGARQDVLERMLLRVADRFPGLKVAGSRNGYFDDLEQEAIADGIARSGAQMLFLGMTSPKKEIFTAAHGARTGARVVHGVGGSFDILAGVTKRAPVSWQRWGLEWLYRALQEPRRLGRRYLTTNVSFLLMTARELIRPTPSAVPANRSH, encoded by the coding sequence ATGAGCGGGCGTCGGACGCTGTTCGGGGTCGAGCTGGACCCACTGACCATGGACGAGACCGTGCAACGCTGCCTCGCGGCGGTGCGGGACGGCCGACAGCTGGAGATCGGGGTGGTCAACGCCGCGAAGCTGGTGAACATGCGGCGCAACGACCAGCTCGCCAAGGCCGTGGCGGGTTGTGATCTCGTCCTCGCCGACGGACAGGCCGTGGTGTGGGCCGGCCGCGTGCTGCGTGCCCCGCTGCCGGAGCGGGTGGCCGGAATCGACCTGTTCCTGCGGCTGCTGGCCGAGGCGGAGACCTCGGGCATCCCCGTGTACTTCCTCGGCGCCAGGCAGGACGTGCTGGAGCGGATGCTGCTCCGGGTGGCCGACCGCTTCCCCGGTCTGAAGGTGGCCGGCAGCCGCAACGGCTACTTCGACGACCTGGAGCAGGAGGCGATCGCGGACGGCATCGCGCGAAGCGGCGCCCAGATGCTGTTCCTTGGCATGACCTCGCCGAAGAAGGAGATCTTCACCGCCGCCCACGGCGCCCGCACGGGCGCCCGCGTGGTGCACGGGGTCGGCGGCTCCTTCGACATCCTGGCCGGGGTCACCAAACGGGCTCCGGTCTCCTGGCAGCGGTGGGGTCTTGAGTGGCTCTACCGCGCGCTGCAGGAGCCGCGCCGCCTGGGCCGGCGCTATCTCACCACCAATGTCTCCTTCCTCCTCATGACGGCGCGCGAGCTGATCCGGCCCACCCCGTCGGCCGTCCCCGCGAACAGGAGTCACTGA
- a CDS encoding acyltransferase, translated as MSFKMQPTAQVDDSATVGDGTTVWDLAQIREDARLGSGCIVGRGAYVGPGVRIGDHVKLQNHALVYEPAVLGDGVFVGPAAVLTNDYFPRSVDPQGRLKRGGDWEAVAVTVAEGASLGARSVCVAPVRVGRWAMVAAGAVVTRDVPDFALVAGVPARRIGWVGRAGVRLVEREREPGTWECPETGALHDEKDGELVERA; from the coding sequence GTGAGCTTCAAGATGCAGCCGACCGCCCAGGTCGATGACAGCGCCACGGTCGGCGACGGAACGACGGTCTGGGATCTTGCCCAGATTCGGGAGGACGCCCGGCTGGGCAGCGGGTGCATCGTGGGCCGGGGGGCGTACGTCGGCCCCGGTGTCCGGATCGGCGACCACGTGAAGCTCCAGAACCACGCGCTGGTATACGAACCCGCGGTGCTCGGTGACGGGGTGTTCGTCGGTCCGGCGGCCGTCCTCACCAACGACTACTTCCCCCGTTCCGTGGACCCGCAGGGCAGGTTGAAGCGCGGTGGCGACTGGGAGGCCGTGGCCGTGACGGTGGCCGAGGGGGCCTCACTGGGGGCCCGCTCGGTGTGCGTCGCGCCGGTGCGTGTCGGCCGTTGGGCGATGGTCGCGGCGGGTGCCGTGGTGACCCGGGACGTGCCGGACTTCGCCCTGGTGGCCGGGGTTCCGGCGCGCCGGATCGGCTGGGTCGGCCGGGCCGGCGTCCGACTGGTCGAGCGGGAGCGCGAACCGGGCACGTGGGAGTGCCCCGAGACGGGCGCGCTGCACGACGAGAAGGACGGCGAACTCGTCGAACGCGCATGA
- a CDS encoding discoidin domain-containing protein, with product MTLTRRWYRRRKNVTVLSLLLLVLAMALGPTPSSAAAGDWWIPAARPHPDSQIDVTGEPFTGTDSAGKVRGFVDAHNHLFSNEAFGGRLICGKVFSEAGVADALKDCPEHYPDGTLAIFDYITHGGDGKHDPVGWPTFKDWPAYDSMTHQADYYAWVERAWRGGQRVLVNDLVTNGVICSVYPFKDRSCDEMTSIRLQAKMTYALQDYIDKMYGGPGKGWFRIVTDSAQAQEVIKQGKLAVILGVETSEPFGCKQILDVPQCSKADIDKGLDELYGLGVRSMFLCHKFDNALCGVRFDSGGLGTAINVGQFLSTGTFWQTEKCTGPQHDNPIGNASSSAEGDLPAGVKVPSYDSDAQCNKRGLTDLGEYAVHGMMKRKMMLEIDHMSVKAVGRVLDIFDAASYPGVISSHSWMDLNWTERVYSLGGFVAQYMHGSDGFVAEANRTKALRDKYHVGYGFGTDFNGVGDHPAPRGADAPNKVTYPFKSVDGASVIDKLTTGQRTFDFNTDGGAHAGMIPDWIEDIRKNGGQDVVNDLFRGAQSYLDTWGATEQHQASVNLANGKAATASSSEWNPFTSYQPGRAVDGDNGSRWASDWSDDQWWQVDLGTTNRVGRVTLDWERAYGKSYRIEVSTDGTNWQTVWSTTSGDGGLDTAEFNATPARYVRIHGLARGTGWGYSLKEVGVHSA from the coding sequence GTGACGCTGACTCGACGCTGGTACCGCAGACGAAAGAACGTCACCGTGCTGTCGCTGCTCCTGCTGGTGCTGGCCATGGCCCTCGGCCCCACGCCGAGTTCGGCTGCCGCCGGCGACTGGTGGATCCCGGCCGCGCGCCCCCACCCGGACTCCCAGATCGATGTCACCGGCGAACCGTTCACCGGCACCGACTCGGCGGGCAAGGTGCGGGGGTTCGTCGACGCGCACAACCACCTGTTCTCGAACGAGGCCTTCGGCGGGCGGCTGATCTGCGGCAAGGTGTTCTCCGAGGCGGGGGTCGCGGACGCGCTCAAGGACTGCCCCGAGCACTACCCCGACGGCACACTCGCGATCTTCGACTACATCACCCACGGCGGAGACGGAAAGCACGACCCGGTCGGCTGGCCCACCTTCAAGGACTGGCCGGCGTACGACTCGATGACCCATCAGGCGGACTACTACGCCTGGGTGGAGCGGGCCTGGCGCGGCGGCCAGCGGGTGCTGGTCAACGACCTCGTCACCAACGGCGTGATCTGCTCGGTCTACCCCTTCAAGGACCGCAGCTGCGACGAGATGACGTCGATCCGCCTGCAGGCGAAGATGACGTACGCCCTGCAGGACTACATCGACAAGATGTACGGCGGCCCGGGCAAGGGCTGGTTCCGGATCGTCACCGACAGCGCGCAGGCCCAGGAGGTCATCAAGCAGGGCAAGCTGGCGGTCATCCTGGGGGTGGAGACCTCCGAGCCGTTCGGCTGCAAGCAGATCCTGGACGTTCCGCAGTGCAGCAAGGCGGACATCGACAAGGGCCTCGACGAGTTGTACGGGCTCGGCGTGCGCTCGATGTTCCTGTGCCACAAGTTCGACAACGCGCTGTGCGGCGTCCGCTTCGACTCCGGCGGGCTCGGAACGGCCATCAACGTCGGGCAGTTCCTGTCGACCGGTACCTTCTGGCAGACCGAGAAGTGCACCGGCCCGCAGCATGACAACCCCATCGGCAACGCGTCCTCCAGCGCGGAGGGGGACCTGCCGGCCGGCGTGAAGGTCCCCTCCTACGACAGTGACGCCCAGTGCAACAAGCGCGGGCTCACCGACCTCGGCGAATACGCCGTGCACGGCATGATGAAGCGCAAGATGATGCTGGAGATCGACCACATGAGCGTCAAGGCGGTCGGCCGGGTGCTCGACATCTTCGACGCCGCCTCCTACCCGGGCGTGATCTCCTCGCACAGTTGGATGGACCTCAACTGGACCGAACGCGTCTACTCGCTCGGCGGCTTCGTCGCCCAGTACATGCACGGTTCGGACGGGTTCGTCGCGGAGGCGAACCGCACCAAGGCGCTGCGCGACAAGTACCACGTGGGCTACGGCTTCGGCACCGACTTCAACGGCGTCGGCGACCATCCCGCCCCACGCGGCGCGGACGCTCCCAACAAGGTCACCTACCCCTTCAAGAGCGTCGACGGCGCTTCGGTCATCGACAAACTCACCACCGGACAGCGCACGTTCGACTTCAACACCGACGGCGGCGCCCACGCCGGCATGATCCCCGACTGGATCGAGGACATCCGCAAGAACGGTGGCCAGGACGTGGTCAACGACCTGTTCCGAGGCGCCCAGTCCTACCTCGACACCTGGGGTGCGACCGAGCAGCACCAGGCATCGGTGAATCTCGCCAACGGCAAGGCGGCGACGGCCAGTTCGTCCGAATGGAACCCCTTCACCAGCTACCAGCCGGGGCGGGCCGTCGACGGCGACAACGGCAGCAGGTGGGCGAGCGACTGGAGCGACGACCAGTGGTGGCAGGTCGACCTCGGCACCACCAACCGGGTCGGCCGCGTCACGCTGGACTGGGAGCGGGCGTACGGGAAGTCGTACCGCATCGAGGTCTCCACCGACGGCACGAACTGGCAGACCGTCTGGTCCACCACATCCGGCGACGGCGGCCTGGACACGGCCGAGTTCAACGCCACACCGGCCCGCTACGTCCGCATCCACGGCCTCGCCCGCGGCACCGGCTGGGGATACTCACTCAAGGAAGTGGGCGTCCACAGCGCCTGA
- a CDS encoding TetR/AcrR family transcriptional regulator codes for MARMPSAQRRTQLTEAAIRAMARDGVAKTTTRAIAAEAGVSLSVFHYCFDSKQTLVEAVITALTDHSVTVVKQALRPRTTLVETVRAGFEAYWDHVRAHPDEHMLTYELTQYALREPGFAHLARRQYELYGDAYTELIGRLRGSMDLQLRVPVSTLARYLAAMTDGLTLNHLVLGDESAWTDILDTVIDHIAGLVQDDAEG; via the coding sequence ATGGCACGCATGCCGTCGGCTCAGCGGCGCACACAGCTGACGGAAGCGGCGATACGGGCGATGGCCCGGGACGGCGTCGCCAAGACGACGACCCGGGCCATCGCCGCCGAAGCGGGCGTGTCCCTGAGCGTCTTCCACTACTGCTTCGACTCCAAGCAGACCCTCGTCGAGGCGGTCATCACCGCCCTCACCGACCACTCCGTGACCGTGGTCAAGCAGGCCCTGCGGCCCAGGACCACACTCGTGGAGACCGTCCGGGCAGGCTTCGAGGCCTACTGGGACCATGTCCGCGCCCATCCCGACGAACACATGCTGACCTACGAACTGACGCAGTACGCCCTGCGTGAGCCGGGGTTCGCACACCTGGCCCGACGGCAGTACGAGCTGTACGGCGACGCCTACACCGAACTGATCGGCCGGCTGCGCGGCAGCATGGACCTCCAACTCCGGGTGCCCGTCTCCACGTTGGCCCGCTATCTGGCCGCCATGACCGACGGCCTGACTCTCAACCACCTCGTTCTCGGCGACGAGTCAGCCTGGACGGACATCCTCGACACGGTCATCGACCACATCGCCGGGCTGGTCCAGGACGACGCCGAGGGGTGA